AAGCAGATGGACATCTTGCTCTTCTTTGGTGAGGGTTCCTCTGTTGTCTGAGCAGATGGTTGGTGTGCATCCGTCTCTGACATCAGAAGGTCATGTACTGATGCCCACacctctcttctttcatctttggAAAGGCATTTAAGGTCTTTAAACCTGGGATCAAGGGCAGTAGCGATCTTCAGCCATGTGAGATTGCTGCTGTCCCTCCGCTGAGCTAGGTCTGTGGTAAAAATCTTCTTAAACCTCAAAACGTAGACTGGGTCATCATCTGAGGGCTCCATAATCCTGAACAAATGACACAAGGCTGGCAACACCATGGAACAGGAGACATACCGCTCTCCCCCCAGCAGTTCGGTAACATATCTGCAATAGAAAGATCAAGTCTGTATTTTTCTATTaatcacacagagacaaacataaATACCACATATGAAAATACAcagagaggtggaggtggagaacaTACTTGAAAACAAAGCTAGAATGCAAAGATAGACACACAATCATGAGAAACAAAATTATTTACCTGCAAGGTTCCAGTAGTTCCTCCAGCTTTTGCAGTATGTCAAGCTCCTGGTCAGTCAACATGGTCACCTTGCTGTTTTGTTGAGTCAGGATGGTGGTCAGCCCAGATTTATTTCTCTGGATCCGCTTGATCATCTCTAGGGTGGAGTTCCATCTTGTTGGAACGTCCTGAACAAGCGGTTCTGTTTGATGTCCATGTGCAGCTTGCTGTGCCTTTAATTCCTGAGCGTTTGCTGG
The window above is part of the Maylandia zebra isolate NMK-2024a linkage group LG23, Mzebra_GT3a, whole genome shotgun sequence genome. Proteins encoded here:
- the LOC143414911 gene encoding E3 SUMO-protein ligase ZBED1-like, yielding MVAAARLLPFEHMPCMAHILQRTVTVSLNDSAFERVLAKCRKIVGHFKHGPANAQELKAQQAAHGHQTEPLVQDVPTRWNSTLEMIKRIQRNKSGLTTILTQQNSKVTMLTDQELDILQKLEELLEPCRYVTELLGGERYVSCSMVLPALCHLFRIMEPSDDDPVYVLRFKKIFTTDLAQRRDSSNLTWLKIATALDPRFKDLKCLSKDERREVWASVHDLLMSETDAHQPSAQTTEEPSPKKSKMSICLLGSPDSDTEEDAIDCCLNLYKAEPKIDIGECPLQWWLKREEHMPGWHLLHASTCQPLQPQCLVRDYSHSQVTSFKRSVLLCHETM